Within the Tessaracoccus flavescens genome, the region GAACACCAGCTTCGGCTTGTCGATGTCGCCGACCTCAGGCAGGTCGTTGTACAGGTCGGCGAGCAGCCACATCAGGAACGTCGAGAACAGCGCGGGGCGCGAGGCGAGCCTCGGCAGCTGGAGCAGCGAGACGACACCGCGACCGTCGGGCGCGACCCGCATCAGCTCGGACGGGTCGAACTCCGGCTCGCCGAAGAACACGTCGGCACCCTGGTCGGCCAGCGTGATCAGGGAGCGCAGGATGACGCCGGCGGTGGCGGTGCTGACCCCGCCGATGCCCTTCAGCTCGGCCTTGCCCTCGTCGGAGGTCAGGTACTTCAGCAGCTCGATCAGGTCCTTCAGGTCGAGCAGCGCGAGGCCGGCCTTGTCCGCATAGTGGAACACCAGACCGAGGGAGGATTCCTGCACCTGGTTGAGGTCGAGGACCTTCGACAGCAGGATCGGGCCGAACGCCGTGATGGTGGCGCGGACGGGGATGCCGATGCCCTCGCCGCCGAGGGCGTAGAACTCGGTGGGGAACGACGTCGGTTCCCACGGCTGGCCCTGGCCTGCGGCGCGGGCGAGGATCTTCTCGCCCGACTGGGCTGCCGTCGCCATGCCGCTGAGGTCGCCCTTGATGTCGGCCGCGAAGACGGGCACGCCGGCGCTGCTGAGCGCCTCAGCCATCACCTGGAGGGTCACCGTCTTGCCTGTTCCGGTGGCGCCGGCGACGAGTCCGTGGCGGTTGAACATGGAAAGGGGAATGCGGATCGGGGCGTCGACGACGGGCTGATCGTCGGCGATCAGGACACCGAGGGTGGCCGACGGAACGTCGAAGGTGTAACCCGCGCGGATGAGGTCGACATGTGCTGCATCGTTCACGCGCCTACCTTCCCACATCCCGCCTCCGGAGCGCCGCGATCACGTTCACTTCCGGCTGCCCGGCAGGGTGACTCTGCCGGTCGACGGCAACCTCTCAAACGGTTGCGGGTACTGTGGGGCCGTGATCTTCAAGCGCGTCGGCGACAATCGCCCCTATCCGGACCACGGCTACACCCAGAAGCAGTGGATCGCGATCGCACCTCACCAGGTGCGCCTTGACGAACTCACGACCACCAAGAGGACCCTGGATCTGGAAGCGCTGCTCGAGGAGGATTCGACCTTCTACGGAGATCTGTTCGCCCATGTCGTCGCCTACAGGGGTGAGCTTTATCTCGAGGACGGGCTCCACCGTGCTCTGCGCGCTGCACTGCAGCAGCGGCAGACAATGCACGCCCGGGTGCTCGAATTGAACTAAGGTTTCCTCCCAAACCCCGACGAAGGCGGCACGAGTGCGCATTTTCAGGCTCATCGCTACCCCACTGATCCTGCTGGGGCTCCTCGGCCTGCTCGCTTGGGGCGCATTGTGGGGCTGGAAGGCCTTGACGGCACCGATTCCGTCGCCGTCGCCGACGCCGTGCGTGACGCAGACCGTCGAGACCCTGACGGGACAGTCGGTTTACGTGCGGATCTTCAACGCCGGCTTCACCACCGGGGCGGCGGGCCGCCTCCGGGACGCGCTCGAGTCGCGGGCCTTCAACGTGATCCGGATCGACAACGTCGAGGAGAAGTACAAGAAGGTCACGATCAAGGGCAACACGAAGCACGGCGGCCAGCTCCGCCTGCTGACGCTCCAGTTCGCACCCGACACGTTCGAGGTGCAGGACGACGGACGCATCGACGGCACCTTCGACGTCTACCTCCCCACCGATGGCGTTGAGATGGCCGAGACCCCGATCTCTCAGATCGCGGGCGGCGAGGTCTGTGTGGTTCCGCCCAAGACTCCGACCCCCAAGCCCTCGCCCGAGCCGAGCCGAGAGCCGTAAAGCCACGCCCATGTCACGCCGCGGCGAGCCTTCTCGGGGTTTCGAGACTCAGAGGTGGCATGGGAGCAAGCGTTCCTCGCTGCGCATCTGTCTGAGCGTCGGTGTCCTCCTGCTCGCGGTGTCCTTCCTGCTGGGTCCCGCCCAGCCGGTTCCGATCGCGCTCGACCTCGTCCCCGCCCGCTTCTTCGGGGAGCTGTGCGAGACGAACCCGGCCTGGAAGACGACGTGGGTCGTGATCAGCGCGATCCTCAGCCCCGACACGTTGCGGGTCATCGCGGGGGTGCTGCTCGTTGCCTGCCTCGTTGTCCCGCGCCGAGAGGGCGCGCCGGGCGAGGCGCTGAGGCTGCCGACCGTCGTGTGGAGCGTGATGCTGTTGGTCGCCTCCGTGTTGCCGCTGGCGATCAAGGTCTTCGTCGACCGTCCCCGTCCGGGGCTCGCCGCCGTCTCTGCGTTCGGCTCCGCCTACCCCTCATCGCATGCGGCCGCGATCACGGCGGCTGTGATCGGCGCCTGGCTCGTCTTCGCGCCGCTGTTCCGGGTGCACCCGTGGCTGGTGTAGGCCGCGGTGGCGCTGGTGTGGCTGGTGTCGTTCGCGCGGATGGCCCTGGCCGTGCACTACGTGACGGACCTCGTCGGCGGGATGGGGCTGTCGCTGACGTTCCTGTCGATCGCGCTGATGGTGATCACTGCGGTCGAGAAACGCTCTGCAGCCTCGGCCTGACCCGGGTCCGCGTTTGCCGTGACCTCGCCTCGCCGCCGCCCTGAGGAATGCTCCCGGGTCCGGCTCGGGACGTTGCGATGCAGTCGGCCGGGATGGTCGTGATGAGCAGATCAACGCCTGAGCCGTGGCTGGCGGGGGCCCCGAGGCTCGCATCGGGACGGGAGGACGCATGAGAGAAGCCCCGCACTGCTGCGGGGCTTCTTCTGGCGGTGATGGAGGGATTTGAACCCCCGGTAGGTTTCCCTACTCTCGCTTTCGAGGCGAGCACTTTCGGCCGCTCAGTCACATCACCGAGAGCGATTTTACCGAGTCGCCTGCCGTTTGACCAATCGTCGAGTTGACTCACGCTAGATGCCCGCGTAGGTCGATTCGTTGACTCATCTCAACATGCCCGCGTAGCGGCACGCTACGAGGATGGAGTTGACGATGGCCCAGCGCAAAGCGATCACCACGGCCCAGGCGAAGGCATGGACGAAGGCGACCAAGGCGGAGAAGGCCGCGATTCTGGACGCGGTGGTCCAGGTCACCGGCTGGCATCGCGATCATGCCCGCAAGATGCTGCGCCGCGCCGCGACCGGTCAGATGCCCGGGCCCCGCAAACCCCGAGAGGCGATCAGGCGCTACGACACACACGTCACCGAAGCATTGGTGCGGTGCTGGGCCATGCTCGACGGGATCGCCTCGAAACGTCTCGCAGCCGCCTTGCCACGGTTGCTGGCCGCGCTGGAACGCCTCGACCGACTCGACATGAGCGTCGAGGTCCGTGACCAGCTCCTGGCCATGTCACCGGCCACCATGGACCGGCACCTGCAGCCCTACCGCACCGGACTGATCGCTGCCAAAGGCATCGCCCACACCAAACCCGGCTCGTTGTTGAAGTCCTCGATTCCGCTCAAGACCTGGGCCGAGTGGAACGACACCGAACCCGGGTTCATCGAGATCGACCTGGTCGGCCACGAAGGCGGCGACAACAACGGCACCTTCCACTACAGCCTCAACGCCACCGACATCGCCACCGGCTGGACCGAAACCTGCACCGTGCGCTCCAAAGGCGAACGCATCGTCGCCGCTGGCCTCGACCAACTCATCGGCCGGTTCCCGTTCCTGATCCTGGGAATCCACTCCGACAACGGATCCGAGTTCATCAACCACCACCTCTCCCGCTACTGCAACCTGCGCCAGATCACCTTCACCCGCGGCCGGCCCTCCCACTCCAACGACCAAGCCCACATCGAGCAAAAGAACTGGTCGATCGTGCGCCGCGCCGTCGGCTACTGGCGCTACGACACCGCCCGCGAACTTGACCTCCTCAACCACCTCTGGCCCGCCTGGAACACCCGAAACAACCTGCTGATGCCCAGCCAGAAACTGATCTCGAAAACCCGCACCGGCGCGAAAGTCACCAAACGCCACGACACCGCCACCACACCAGCCGACCGGCTCCTTCGCGACCACCCCGACACGCTCACCCCAGCCGAGCACGCTGCCCTCCACGACCGCCTCGACACCGTCGACCCCATCGAACTCGGCGACCAGATCGCTGTGATCCAAGGCAACCTGCTCGACCTCGCCAAACGCCGCGGAGCCGTCCAGCGACGCGCGAAACGCAACCACGTCTACCTCTCCCGCACCAAAATCACGCGGGCATCTTCAGATGAGGCAACGACTCAAACCAAGCGGGCATCTTGACATGAGGCAACGGGATCGTCGCCCGAGCATTGGCGCTCGTTCACAGGCCCGCTCGCAACGTCGACGCGGCCACAGACCGCTGGCTCTGCCCCTCCGACTGATCGGCCGAGGCCGAGCGACGCAGGGAGCGCTCGCAGAACCCCAGCCGACCGAGCGGCCAGGGCAGCAGCCCATTCCGGCTGAGACCCCCCGGCCAACTCCCGTGCACAGACCTACAAGGAGCGTGACATACGCCACTATCGGCACCAACCGCGCTCACCGTGGCACTGTGCACGTCCCCCCGACGGGCTTTAGTCGCGGGCGACCTCGACGGTGAACCCGCTCATCGCCGACGGTCGGGTCGCCACGTGCACCGAATCCCAGACGACTGAGCGGCACAGGCAGCCGCCACTCTGGGCGAGACCCCCGTGGCCCGCTCCCGTGCACAGACCTACAAGGAGCGAGACACACGCCACCATTGGCACCAACCGCGCTCACCGTAGAACTGTGCACGTCAACCGGGTCGCAAGCACCCTCCGCATCGAAGTGGGTCACGATGGGGCCGAGGAGCCGAGGGGCACCCCCAGGTCAACAGCATCGACATGGTCACGATGGAGACGAGGTGTCGCGGGGAGCCCCCCAGGTCCACACCATCGAGGACCCTCGTGCCGGGGAACTGCCGGACGATCCCGCTCGGACCGAGCCGCCATTGCGACGCCCGGAACGACCCGGACTGCGCCCGCTGGCCCCGCTGGCGGCCGGGGCATAGAGTGTGCCGGTGCGTGACTTCGTGACCTTGATGAAGATTCCCGGTCTCGCTCTCGTCATCGCGACCCAGCTCGCCGCCCGCTTCCCCGCAGGCATGTACTCGCTTGGCCTCCTGATGCACGTCGAGCACACCCAGGGGAACTACACCTCAGCAGGCATCGTGCTTGCCGCCTTCTCGATCGGCATGGCCATCGCCGGGCCGATCGTCTCGCGCCAGCTCAGCCGGTTCGGGACGATGCCGGTCCTCGTGGTGACGCTGGTCATCTCCTCGGCCTCCTTCGGGCTGCTCGCGGCGCTGAACCTCCCCCTCGCCGGCCAGGCCGCGCTCGCGGCGATCGGCGGCGCGGCGATGCCTCCGGTCATCCCCGCCGTCCGCACCCTGTACCCCGTCATGGCGCCGCAGCGGATGCTCACCGCCCTGTTCAACCTCGACGCAGCCCTGCAGGAACTGATCTGGGTGTTCGGACCGGTCCTGATCACCCTCCTCGTCGCGGGCTTCGGCACGTCGACGGCGCTGCTGGTGGTCGTCGCGATCCAGGTCGCCGGAGGGCTGCTGTTCGCGCTCGCCCCGCGAGTCCGCCGACTCGTGATCCCCGCAGCCACGCGCAAGCTCGGACGGGTGCTGCAGAACCCGTCGGTGGTCCTGATGATGTTCGCCTCGATGCTGATGATCGGCTCGTTCGCCTCGATCGAGGCCGCGGTCGTCGCCACGTTCGGCGAGGGTTCCGTGAACGCGGGCATCGTGCTCGCCATCTCGTCGATCGGATCCCTGCTCGGCGGCCTGCTCGCCGGGAACCGTCAGCTCACCCGTTGGTCGCTCACTCTGCGACTGCTGGTGGTCGTCAGCGGTTTCGCGGTCGCGACGGCGACGTCGGGCTTCGTCGGACTCTCCATCGCGCTGTTCGTCGCCGGCCTCGGCATCGCCCCGGCGCTGGCCGCGGTGTCCTCGGTGATCGCCCGCGCCGTCGACCTCTCCGACACCGCCGAGGCGTTCGGCTGGATCGGCACCGGCCAGTTGATCGGCACCTCCATCGGGTCGGCACTGGCAGGCATCGCCATCGACGCGCAGGGCGGCCACGGCGGCATCCTGGTCAGCGTCGCGATCTGCGCGCTCGCCGTCGTGGTGTCGGCCGTGTTCCGGAAGGCCCAGCCCGACATGAAGCTGCCGATCGAGGACGACCTCTGACCAGCACCCGGTCGGGCGGTGCGACGCCCGAACGGCTTGGGGACAATGCCCTGAGAAGGAGGTCGACCGGTGGCTGACGATCATGGCTCCCACGCCTGCTGCTCCGGTGACGTGTCGTCGTTCGCGGAGCGCGCACCCGGGACGGCGCGGATGGCTGCCGGCCCCGTCGGCCGCTCGGACCACCTTCCCGAAGAGGTCGAGCTGCCCGGCGGCACATTCGCGATGGGCGACTCCTCCGGCGACGCCAACCGCAGCGACGGCGAGCTGCCGGTGCGCCAGGTCGAGGTCGAGCCCTTCGCGATCGACGCCACCTCCGTCACCAACGACGCCTTCGCGGCCTTCGTCGACGCCACCGGCTACGTGACCGACGCCGAGGACCTGGGCGTCTCGGCCGTCTTCCACCTCGCCGTCAGGGCCAGGGACGAGGACGTGCTCGGCGCCGTCCCCGGCACCCCCTGGTGGTTGGCCGTCCGCGGCGCCGACTGGCGGCACCCGGCCGGGCCGGAATCCGCGCTCGAGGGAATCGGCGACCACCCCGTCGTCCAGGTGAGCTGGGCCGACGCTGCCGCCTACGCCGGTCGTCGGCTCCCCACTGAGGCTGAGTGGGAGTACGCCTCCCGCGGCGGCCTCGCGTCGAAGAAGTACCCGTGGGGCGACGAGGAGGTCGACGAGCGCGGCTGGCGCGCCAACATCTGGCAGGGCCGCTTCCCCGCCGTCAACACAGTCGAGGACGGATTCCTGACCACCGCACCGGTGCACAGCTTCGAACCGAACGGGTTCGGGCTGTGGCAGACGGTCGGCAACGTCTGGGAATGGTGCTCGGACGTGTGGCGGGCCGGCTCGGACAAGTCCGACCCGGCGGTCAGCCGCGTGATGCGCGGCGGCAGCTACCTCTGCCACATCTCGTACTGCAACCGCTACCGCAACTCGGCGCGGACGTCGAACACCGCCGACTCGGCGTCGGGCAACGTCGGCTTCCGCACGGTCCGCGCGCTCGGTTGACGGACGCCCACCGTTCCTGACGCCCCTGCTGCCGGGCTTCGGATCGTGACCTGCATGCCGCCGAGAGTCGCCGGTTCCGGTTGCCGAGACGCAACCTCCCCGTGGGGGGCCACTCGTCTTCGGCCCCGACGCGTGGCAGCGCTTGACCGCCTACCGGCGAGCGGCGAAGAACGCGTCGAGCAGCGCCGTCGACTCCTCGGCCAGGACACCGGTGGTCACCTTCGGGCGGTGGTTCAGGCGAGGGTCCCGCACGACGTCCCACAGCGAGGCGACGGCCCCCGCCTTCTCGTCGTAGGCGCCGAAGACCAGGTGGCCGATCCGGGAACTGACGATCGCGCCTGCGCACATCGTGCACGGCTCGAGCGTGACCACGAGCGTGCAGTCGGTCAGCCTCCACTCCCCGACGGCCTCCGCGGCGCGGCGGATCGCGACCACCTCGGCGTGCGCCGTCGGATCTGCGTGCAGTTCGCGTTCGTTGCTCGCGCGGGCGATGACGACGCCGGACGGGTCGAGCACGACGGCGCCGATCGGGACGTCGTCATGGCGTGCGGCAGCCTCGGCCTCCTCAAGGGCGAGGCGCATCGCGGGGTGCCAACGGGTGGCCACCGCCGCTCCTAGTCGTCGAAGGCCTCGGCGGCCCGCTCGAACTCGTCGCCGACCTTGAGTCGCTCGGCGATCCGGCCGAGCAGCTCGTCGGAGTCCTCGTCGTAGTCGGTGGTGATCGCCTCGAGTTCGAAGGCGCGCAGGCCGCTCGCGGCGTACATCTCCATGTCGCCGAGCGGGGCCGGCTCGTCGTCCTCGTCGGGAAGCTCGAC harbors:
- a CDS encoding type II toxin-antitoxin system VapB family antitoxin, whose protein sequence is MIFKRVGDNRPYPDHGYTQKQWIAIAPHQVRLDELTTTKRTLDLEALLEEDSTFYGDLFAHVVAYRGELYLEDGLHRALRAALQQRQTMHARVLELN
- the tadA gene encoding tRNA adenosine(34) deaminase TadA, giving the protein MRLALEEAEAAARHDDVPIGAVVLDPSGVVIARASNERELHADPTAHAEVVAIRRAAEAVGEWRLTDCTLVVTLEPCTMCAGAIVSSRIGHLVFGAYDEKAGAVASLWDVVRDPRLNHRPKVTTGVLAEESTALLDAFFAARR
- a CDS encoding integrase catalytic domain-containing protein, whose product is MELTMAQRKAITTAQAKAWTKATKAEKAAILDAVVQVTGWHRDHARKMLRRAATGQMPGPRKPREAIRRYDTHVTEALVRCWAMLDGIASKRLAAALPRLLAALERLDRLDMSVEVRDQLLAMSPATMDRHLQPYRTGLIAAKGIAHTKPGSLLKSSIPLKTWAEWNDTEPGFIEIDLVGHEGGDNNGTFHYSLNATDIATGWTETCTVRSKGERIVAAGLDQLIGRFPFLILGIHSDNGSEFINHHLSRYCNLRQITFTRGRPSHSNDQAHIEQKNWSIVRRAVGYWRYDTARELDLLNHLWPAWNTRNNLLMPSQKLISKTRTGAKVTKRHDTATTPADRLLRDHPDTLTPAEHAALHDRLDTVDPIELGDQIAVIQGNLLDLAKRRGAVQRRAKRNHVYLSRTKITRASSDEATTQTKRAS
- a CDS encoding MFS transporter, with the protein product MRDFVTLMKIPGLALVIATQLAARFPAGMYSLGLLMHVEHTQGNYTSAGIVLAAFSIGMAIAGPIVSRQLSRFGTMPVLVVTLVISSASFGLLAALNLPLAGQAALAAIGGAAMPPVIPAVRTLYPVMAPQRMLTALFNLDAALQELIWVFGPVLITLLVAGFGTSTALLVVVAIQVAGGLLFALAPRVRRLVIPAATRKLGRVLQNPSVVLMMFASMLMIGSFASIEAAVVATFGEGSVNAGIVLAISSIGSLLGGLLAGNRQLTRWSLTLRLLVVVSGFAVATATSGFVGLSIALFVAGLGIAPALAAVSSVIARAVDLSDTAEAFGWIGTGQLIGTSIGSALAGIAIDAQGGHGGILVSVAICALAVVVSAVFRKAQPDMKLPIEDDL
- a CDS encoding formylglycine-generating enzyme family protein translates to MADDHGSHACCSGDVSSFAERAPGTARMAAGPVGRSDHLPEEVELPGGTFAMGDSSGDANRSDGELPVRQVEVEPFAIDATSVTNDAFAAFVDATGYVTDAEDLGVSAVFHLAVRARDEDVLGAVPGTPWWLAVRGADWRHPAGPESALEGIGDHPVVQVSWADAAAYAGRRLPTEAEWEYASRGGLASKKYPWGDEEVDERGWRANIWQGRFPAVNTVEDGFLTTAPVHSFEPNGFGLWQTVGNVWEWCSDVWRAGSDKSDPAVSRVMRGGSYLCHISYCNRYRNSARTSNTADSASGNVGFRTVRALG
- a CDS encoding helicase HerA-like domain-containing protein → MNDAAHVDLIRAGYTFDVPSATLGVLIADDQPVVDAPIRIPLSMFNRHGLVAGATGTGKTVTLQVMAEALSSAGVPVFAADIKGDLSGMATAAQSGEKILARAAGQGQPWEPTSFPTEFYALGGEGIGIPVRATITAFGPILLSKVLDLNQVQESSLGLVFHYADKAGLALLDLKDLIELLKYLTSDEGKAELKGIGGVSTATAGVILRSLITLADQGADVFFGEPEFDPSELMRVAPDGRGVVSLLQLPRLASRPALFSTFLMWLLADLYNDLPEVGDIDKPKLVFFFDEAHLLFNGASKAFLDAITQTVRLIRSKGIGVFFVTQTPKDVPDDVLAQLGSRVQHQLRAHTPNDAKALKATVATYPNSDYELEELLQQLGIGEAIVTVMSEKGAPTPVAWTKIWAPTSQMGPTPEPQMQAIVDASPMKARYGEAIDRESAYELLTKRLAEGARIAEEERLEKERAEQAAAAEKEAARLEKEFEKQQRDAEKERARLEREQRAQEAARRKWEKENPSLMEQVTKSTVFKDLVRTTGREIIRSIFGTGRRSR
- a CDS encoding LytR C-terminal domain-containing protein — its product is MRIFRLIATPLILLGLLGLLAWGALWGWKALTAPIPSPSPTPCVTQTVETLTGQSVYVRIFNAGFTTGAAGRLRDALESRAFNVIRIDNVEEKYKKVTIKGNTKHGGQLRLLTLQFAPDTFEVQDDGRIDGTFDVYLPTDGVEMAETPISQIAGGEVCVVPPKTPTPKPSPEPSREP